Proteins encoded by one window of Cellvibrio sp. KY-GH-1:
- a CDS encoding DNA internalization-related competence protein ComEC/Rec2: MPIRLLLFSFGVVTVSFLPSLPSLPLTLALISGLALLIIYRRAYWLVALLAGFGWGIFAGHQFLGQQLDEALTGQELRVSGVITDLPERNDQRLRFNLSIRSASIGGATTPKLHSFPTKIQLSWYNGYNKSDAVELPNIVVGQEWQLNVRLKRPRGFANPAGFDYHAWLLRQGVGATGYVVSSDENVQVQSGADGLGAREWINWQRQQLQQWILTHSNSTERGILIALLIGDSSYVEKEQWDRMQRTGTSHLIAISGLHVGFLALFGFYLGLIIGKLIQLVWHSCPALVIAWCMAIGCASFYSALAGFNIPTVRTLIMLSVFYGACLRHRSARVGDIFCCALALVVMIDPLAAYDMGFWLSFGAVALLLFYFSGRYVVKSDGDYWRGFSASNIATGFIRSQWVMFIGLLIPLSLLVSSVSLVAPIANAVAIPLITFLVVPLVLTSAALQGVYPAFSDLLLNTAGLAMEWLKVILQAMLDAAGQLASIVIAFSPGVSLLIAFSCLLLLLPKGLVHRVMGWSGLVLGVWLGVISPVAQQPDLKISIMDVGQGTAVVVQVKDKTLVYDTGPRYTDSFDAGGAILAPYLFSQAIDKVDMLVVSHSDMDHAGGLNGFLEKVDAKRIVMGDIENTQVNLTTSTAMEDCHQQHAWQWHQVSFEFLPATIKRSTNDNNRSCVLLISYVNQSILLPGDIETRVENQLLAEQKFPDHLTLLLAAHHGSRTSSSARFVSSTTPEFVVYSAGHRSQHGHPHPLVRKRFQAVGSREFNTADSGALVFEWLDGKPVNIIEYRKAQHRYWFE, translated from the coding sequence ATGCCCATCCGCTTGTTGTTGTTTTCGTTCGGCGTCGTCACCGTCAGTTTTCTGCCCTCTTTACCCTCGCTACCGCTAACTCTGGCGTTAATCTCCGGGCTAGCCCTACTTATTATTTACCGTCGCGCCTATTGGTTGGTTGCGTTACTCGCTGGTTTTGGTTGGGGAATTTTTGCTGGTCATCAATTCCTTGGTCAACAGCTGGATGAAGCTTTAACCGGACAGGAGTTAAGGGTTAGCGGTGTTATCACGGATCTACCTGAGCGTAACGACCAACGCCTGCGTTTCAACTTGAGTATTCGTAGTGCGTCAATTGGCGGAGCTACGACACCCAAGCTCCACTCATTTCCCACTAAAATTCAATTGAGTTGGTATAACGGCTACAACAAGAGCGACGCTGTTGAGTTACCCAACATAGTGGTTGGTCAGGAATGGCAGTTGAATGTGCGTTTGAAACGCCCGCGTGGTTTTGCAAATCCCGCGGGGTTTGATTATCACGCCTGGTTGTTGCGCCAAGGTGTAGGTGCGACAGGTTATGTCGTTAGTAGCGATGAAAATGTGCAGGTTCAGTCTGGTGCAGATGGCTTGGGTGCGCGTGAGTGGATCAACTGGCAACGACAACAATTACAGCAATGGATTTTGACGCACAGTAATTCCACTGAGCGCGGTATTTTAATCGCATTATTGATTGGCGATTCTTCCTATGTAGAAAAGGAGCAGTGGGATCGCATGCAGCGCACGGGGACATCACACCTGATTGCTATATCAGGGTTGCATGTCGGCTTTCTCGCATTGTTCGGGTTTTACCTCGGCTTGATTATTGGAAAATTAATTCAGCTGGTGTGGCATTCATGTCCTGCATTGGTAATCGCGTGGTGCATGGCGATTGGTTGCGCGAGTTTTTATTCTGCATTAGCTGGTTTTAATATTCCTACGGTGCGCACGCTTATCATGCTGAGTGTTTTCTACGGTGCTTGCTTGAGGCACCGCAGCGCGCGCGTAGGCGATATTTTTTGTTGCGCATTGGCATTGGTGGTTATGATTGATCCGCTTGCCGCATATGACATGGGGTTTTGGTTGTCCTTTGGTGCAGTGGCGTTGCTGCTATTTTATTTTTCAGGGCGATATGTTGTTAAATCGGACGGTGACTATTGGCGTGGATTTTCTGCGAGCAATATAGCAACGGGGTTTATTCGCTCGCAGTGGGTGATGTTTATTGGCTTGTTGATTCCATTGAGTTTACTCGTTAGCTCGGTTTCTTTGGTGGCGCCCATTGCCAACGCAGTTGCGATTCCGCTGATTACTTTTTTGGTTGTTCCTTTAGTGTTAACCAGTGCCGCACTGCAAGGCGTGTATCCCGCATTCAGCGATTTGTTATTAAATACAGCAGGGCTAGCCATGGAGTGGCTAAAGGTAATTTTGCAAGCCATGCTGGATGCGGCGGGTCAGTTAGCGAGTATTGTTATTGCTTTTTCTCCTGGTGTTTCTTTACTGATTGCGTTTAGTTGCCTGTTGTTACTATTGCCCAAAGGATTGGTTCACAGAGTAATGGGTTGGAGTGGTCTGGTGTTGGGCGTTTGGTTGGGAGTGATTTCTCCCGTTGCACAACAACCTGATTTAAAAATTAGCATAATGGATGTAGGGCAGGGCACCGCAGTCGTGGTGCAGGTAAAGGATAAAACGTTGGTTTACGATACTGGGCCAAGGTATACCGATAGTTTTGACGCAGGCGGCGCAATTCTCGCACCTTATTTGTTTTCACAAGCAATCGATAAGGTCGACATGCTAGTGGTCAGTCATTCGGATATGGATCACGCCGGTGGCCTGAATGGTTTTTTGGAAAAGGTTGATGCTAAACGCATCGTAATGGGTGATATTGAAAACACCCAGGTAAATTTAACTACATCTACCGCGATGGAGGATTGCCATCAACAACATGCATGGCAGTGGCATCAGGTTTCATTTGAGTTTCTACCTGCAACTATCAAGCGCAGCACCAATGATAATAATAGGTCCTGCGTATTGCTAATTAGTTACGTGAATCAATCAATTTTATTGCCCGGCGATATTGAAACGCGTGTAGAGAACCAACTGTTAGCCGAGCAAAAATTTCCTGATCACCTAACGCTATTGCTAGCGGCACATCACGGTAGCCGTACTTCATCTAGTGCGCGCTTTGTCAGTAGTACTACGCCTGAATTTGTTGTCTACTCTGCCGGTCACCGCAGTCAACACGGTCACCCGCATCCTTTAGTGCGCAAACGTTTTCAAGCTGTAGGTAGCCGCGAATTTAACACTGCAGATTCGGGTGCGTTGGTGTTTGAGTGGTTAGATGGGAAGCCAGTAAATATTATTGAGTATCGCAAAGCGCAGCATCGTTATTGGTTTGAATGA
- a CDS encoding DUF2062 domain-containing protein, whose protein sequence is MALTGFYGHNAPSFSGSDLVLGMARNLLKRFIPSPAAIKSNPAFHFLGDLLHDPNLFHLNRHSVSVAMFWGLLVAVLPIPGQMPVAAAAALMFRCNLPLAVALTWITNPITMPFFFFITYQMGRLVLQLDPITLTEPQLSWDWLANEFGHLWKPLAAGSIITGLLLGTLGYFLMQLYWRWHVGHNWEKRKKKRAAQKAEADQQ, encoded by the coding sequence ATGGCCTTGACCGGATTTTACGGGCATAATGCCCCCTCATTTTCAGGTAGTGATTTGGTTTTAGGCATGGCGCGTAACCTACTGAAGCGATTTATCCCCTCCCCAGCGGCAATCAAAAGCAACCCAGCGTTCCATTTTCTGGGTGACTTGTTGCATGACCCCAACCTGTTTCATTTGAATCGCCATTCTGTATCGGTTGCTATGTTTTGGGGGCTGTTAGTGGCGGTGCTCCCTATTCCGGGCCAAATGCCCGTGGCCGCCGCCGCTGCACTGATGTTTCGTTGCAATCTCCCTTTGGCAGTCGCGCTTACCTGGATTACCAACCCCATTACCATGCCGTTTTTCTTCTTTATTACCTACCAAATGGGCAGGCTGGTTTTGCAATTAGATCCAATTACCTTGACGGAACCTCAACTCAGTTGGGATTGGTTGGCCAATGAGTTTGGCCACCTGTGGAAACCTCTGGCGGCAGGTTCCATTATTACCGGTTTGCTGCTGGGCACATTGGGTTATTTCCTGATGCAGCTTTACTGGCGTTGGCATGTGGGGCATAACTGGGAAAAGCGCAAAAAGAAACGCGCCGCCCAAAAAGCCGAAGCAGATCAACAGTAG